Proteins found in one Paludisphaera rhizosphaerae genomic segment:
- a CDS encoding bile acid:sodium symporter family protein yields the protein MNAVMDKTSAVSHFLHRHLLKLIILSYGLAAVLPGPGLWLKEVDLVELAHLRGPIAATPPKLLLWLLLFNAGMRARTDRIGRLGRRPGMILAGLAANMIVPLAFLALMVPALGVWHNPNEAAVVLVGLALVSSMPIAGSSTGWAQAADGDMALSLGLVLGSTLLSPLTTPALLHTLGAIAPSHYGEELHQLAASDTGAFLFAWVLIPSVLGIAARAAMGEDRTQRVERRLKIVAPVTLLILCYANASSCLPQALAKPDWDFLGIIMAFVAGLCTLTFAAGHVIGRLAGADRGQRVALMFGLGMNNNGTGLVLASLTMGSQPLVMLPIIVYNLVQHLVAGGVDALLRRTECA from the coding sequence ATGAACGCTGTCATGGACAAGACGTCCGCCGTATCGCACTTTCTGCACAGGCACCTGCTCAAACTCATCATTCTCAGCTACGGGCTCGCCGCCGTGCTTCCGGGGCCGGGGCTCTGGCTCAAGGAGGTGGATCTAGTGGAGTTGGCCCACCTGCGCGGACCGATCGCCGCGACGCCGCCGAAGCTCCTGCTGTGGCTGCTCCTCTTCAACGCCGGAATGCGAGCGCGAACCGATCGGATCGGCCGGCTTGGACGTCGGCCGGGGATGATCCTGGCCGGTCTGGCGGCCAACATGATCGTGCCGCTGGCGTTCCTCGCCCTCATGGTCCCCGCGCTGGGCGTCTGGCACAACCCCAACGAGGCGGCCGTCGTCCTGGTCGGCCTGGCCCTCGTGTCGTCGATGCCGATCGCGGGTTCGTCGACGGGCTGGGCCCAGGCCGCCGACGGCGACATGGCCTTGAGCCTGGGCCTGGTCCTTGGCTCGACGCTCCTCAGCCCTTTGACGACCCCCGCGCTGCTGCACACCCTGGGGGCGATCGCCCCCAGCCACTACGGCGAGGAACTTCACCAGCTCGCGGCCAGCGATACCGGAGCGTTCCTGTTCGCGTGGGTGTTGATCCCCTCGGTCCTGGGAATCGCCGCGCGAGCGGCCATGGGGGAAGACCGCACGCAAAGGGTCGAGCGCCGGCTCAAAATCGTCGCACCGGTGACCCTGTTGATCCTCTGCTACGCCAATGCCTCTTCGTGCCTGCCGCAGGCGTTGGCCAAGCCCGACTGGGATTTCCTCGGGATCATCATGGCGTTCGTCGCGGGGCTCTGCACGCTGACCTTCGCGGCCGGACATGTGATCGGCCGCCTGGCTGGCGCGGACCGAGGCCAGCGAGTGGCGTTGATGTTCGGGCTGGGGATGAACAACAACGGTACGGGACTGGTGCTGGCCTCGCTGACGATGGGTTCTCAGCCGCTCGTGATGCTGCCGATCATCGTGTACAACCTGGTCCAGCACCTGGTCGCCGGAGGGGTGGACGCCCTGCTCCGGCGGACCGAGTGCGCCTGA
- a CDS encoding ABC transporter substrate-binding protein: MSRSPALGLIVSMAVAAVGCSESEPEGPKPPPTFPGVTLKLGAMGDPAILTGIAAQRGEWTASRKGEIEVATDAARTADNAGELDVIVFPGQELGNLIDRSLLDEIANDVVLPPAPSEDVERNDRTRRSEDEEAVGLRYSDIAPAYREQVSKFGTHRYALPIGGSTLVLAYRADVFKAEANLKAAKEQGITLEPPATWDDLDALARFFQGRDWDGDGSPNYGLAAALGKDAEGVADATFLARAASLGQHRDHYALLFDSDTLAPRLESPPFVEALKALAGWKAVGPPGVESFGAAEARAAFREGKAAMLIDRAEKLAEWSSARPVAVAPLPGSDRVYEPMRKAWEKSGSINRPTYLPFGGGWLVGVRKGLDPAKKGAALDLALYLAEAEVANRILAERAFPMLSVRASQMGRGIPDPTSAPHVEPRTWSGAVSRSLMAERVLPGLRIPDADGYLADLSAGRAAATAGKPAEEALKETAAAWSARSKSLGIARQVWHYRQSLNALATLPEPPSRDK; the protein is encoded by the coding sequence ATGAGTCGGTCGCCGGCGCTGGGATTGATCGTATCGATGGCCGTCGCGGCGGTCGGCTGTTCCGAGTCCGAGCCCGAGGGGCCCAAACCGCCTCCCACATTCCCAGGCGTCACGCTCAAGCTGGGCGCGATGGGCGACCCGGCGATTCTGACCGGGATCGCCGCCCAGCGGGGCGAATGGACGGCCTCGCGCAAGGGGGAGATCGAGGTCGCCACCGACGCCGCCCGGACGGCCGATAACGCCGGCGAGCTCGACGTCATCGTCTTTCCCGGCCAGGAGTTGGGGAATCTGATCGATCGCTCCCTGCTCGACGAGATCGCGAACGACGTCGTTCTGCCGCCTGCCCCCTCGGAGGACGTGGAACGGAACGACCGGACGCGTCGATCCGAGGATGAGGAGGCGGTCGGCCTCCGCTATTCGGACATCGCCCCGGCCTACCGCGAGCAGGTGAGCAAGTTCGGCACTCACCGTTACGCCCTGCCGATCGGCGGCTCGACGCTGGTGCTGGCCTATCGCGCTGACGTTTTCAAGGCGGAGGCGAACCTCAAGGCGGCGAAGGAGCAGGGGATCACCCTGGAGCCCCCCGCGACGTGGGACGACCTCGACGCCCTTGCCCGGTTCTTCCAGGGGAGAGACTGGGACGGCGACGGCTCCCCCAATTACGGCCTCGCCGCTGCGCTCGGCAAGGACGCGGAGGGAGTGGCCGACGCGACGTTTCTGGCCCGGGCGGCAAGCCTGGGACAGCATCGCGACCACTACGCGCTCCTGTTCGATTCCGACACCCTGGCGCCCCGGCTGGAGTCGCCGCCGTTCGTCGAGGCCCTCAAGGCTCTGGCCGGCTGGAAGGCTGTCGGACCGCCGGGCGTGGAGTCGTTCGGCGCCGCGGAGGCTCGCGCGGCTTTCCGCGAAGGGAAGGCGGCCATGCTGATCGATCGCGCGGAGAAGCTCGCGGAATGGTCGTCGGCCAGGCCGGTGGCGGTCGCCCCGCTGCCGGGTTCGGATCGAGTTTACGAGCCCATGCGCAAGGCCTGGGAGAAGAGCGGGTCGATCAACCGGCCGACCTATTTGCCGTTCGGCGGCGGCTGGCTGGTGGGCGTCCGCAAGGGGCTCGACCCGGCCAAGAAGGGCGCGGCGCTCGATCTGGCTCTCTACCTCGCCGAGGCCGAGGTCGCCAATCGGATCCTTGCGGAACGGGCTTTCCCCATGCTCTCCGTGCGGGCCAGTCAGATGGGCCGGGGCATCCCCGATCCGACCTCGGCGCCCCACGTCGAGCCGCGAACCTGGTCGGGAGCCGTCTCGCGAAGTCTGATGGCCGAGCGGGTGTTGCCGGGCCTCCGCATCCCTGACGCCGACGGCTACCTCGCCGACCTCTCCGCCGGTCGAGCCGCCGCGACGGCGGGCAAACCGGCCGAGGAAGCTCTGAAGGAGACGGCCGCCGCATGGTCGGCTCGCAGCAAGTCGCTGGGGATCGCCCGACAGGTCTGGCACTATCGCCAGAGCCTCAATGCCCTGGCGACGCTTCCCGAACCGCCTTCGCGCGACAAGTGA
- a CDS encoding EF-hand domain-containing protein: MIRPRKALLSSALVVVVGGVSPLLAGEPDRVTFNKDVAPILFNRCAGCHRPGEVAPFSLLSYGDAAKRSDFIAELTESRKMPPWKADAGVGHFTDARRLTDEEIATIRKWADAGAVEGNAADLPKPPQFTEGWQLGEPDLIVKMPEPYTLTASGPDEYRCFVLPVSIPAGKYIESIEFRPGNRKIVHHAVITSLSHKEAESKLAAGDGKSFLSGLAPPGKLLSGPLSIWTPGMEPHKLPAEVAAAWPENTDLVLQLHLHPSGKEEAEQSTLGFYLTDKKPTARLQMNAFSNNRIDIPPRDSNFQVQASKTLNADATLFGVFPHQHLIGRSMKAEATLPDSTKVPLISISDWDFNWQYYYRYQEPVKLPAGTRIDVSWSYDNSAENPANPSKPPRRVTFGEQTTDEMAFLIFDVIASGPAPADRPPSPEMIARRVDGAKKLLDKDGDGRLDEAELLAAPGGMVSAGELKRWLKEYDKDGDAKLSAAELLEVVKSMSRR, from the coding sequence ATGATCCGACCTCGCAAGGCTTTGCTGTCGTCCGCCCTCGTCGTCGTTGTCGGCGGAGTTAGTCCGCTCCTCGCCGGCGAACCGGACCGGGTCACGTTCAACAAGGACGTCGCGCCGATCCTCTTCAACCGCTGCGCCGGCTGTCACCGGCCGGGAGAGGTCGCTCCGTTCTCCCTGCTGAGCTATGGCGACGCCGCCAAGCGTTCGGATTTCATCGCGGAGTTGACCGAGAGCCGCAAGATGCCTCCCTGGAAGGCCGATGCGGGAGTCGGCCATTTCACCGACGCCCGCCGGTTGACCGACGAGGAGATCGCCACGATTCGCAAGTGGGCGGACGCCGGCGCGGTCGAGGGGAACGCAGCCGACCTGCCGAAGCCTCCCCAGTTCACCGAAGGTTGGCAACTCGGCGAGCCGGACCTGATCGTCAAGATGCCGGAGCCCTACACGCTGACGGCCTCCGGACCCGACGAATACCGCTGCTTCGTCCTGCCGGTGAGCATCCCAGCGGGCAAGTACATCGAGTCGATCGAGTTCCGCCCGGGGAACCGAAAGATCGTGCATCACGCGGTCATCACGTCGCTCTCGCACAAGGAGGCGGAATCGAAGCTGGCCGCCGGGGATGGCAAGAGCTTCCTTTCGGGCCTGGCGCCTCCGGGTAAGCTCCTCTCCGGTCCGCTCTCGATCTGGACGCCCGGGATGGAGCCGCACAAGCTCCCCGCGGAGGTCGCCGCCGCCTGGCCGGAGAACACCGACCTCGTTCTTCAGCTCCACCTGCACCCGAGCGGCAAGGAAGAGGCTGAGCAGAGCACGCTCGGCTTCTATCTGACGGACAAGAAGCCCACGGCCCGGTTGCAGATGAACGCCTTCTCCAACAACCGGATCGACATCCCTCCCCGAGATTCGAACTTTCAGGTCCAGGCGTCCAAGACGTTGAACGCCGACGCGACGCTGTTCGGCGTCTTCCCGCACCAGCACCTGATCGGCCGCTCGATGAAGGCTGAGGCCACGCTGCCGGATTCGACCAAGGTCCCGCTGATCTCGATCTCGGATTGGGACTTCAACTGGCAGTATTACTACCGTTATCAGGAGCCCGTCAAACTCCCTGCCGGCACTCGGATCGACGTGAGCTGGAGCTACGACAACTCGGCCGAGAACCCAGCCAACCCCAGCAAACCGCCGCGTCGCGTGACCTTCGGCGAGCAGACGACGGATGAGATGGCCTTCCTGATCTTCGACGTGATCGCCAGTGGGCCGGCTCCCGCCGATCGACCGCCGAGCCCCGAGATGATCGCTCGCCGCGTCGACGGGGCCAAGAAGCTCCTCGACAAGGACGGCGACGGCCGTCTCGATGAGGCGGAGCTGCTGGCCGCTCCCGGCGGCATGGTGAGCGCCGGGGAACTCAAGCGATGGCTCAAGGAGTATGACAAGGACGGCGACGCCAAGCTCAGCGCCGCCGAGTTGCTGGAGGTCGTGAAGTCCATGAGCCGTCGCTGA
- a CDS encoding FG-GAP repeat domain-containing protein, producing MIRRLLSSLPLLFAATAMAAPPPEAPSGRFAFERVVIDPDFPGAYQVEVVDVDGDRKPDVVALGGNDCAWYQNPSWKKRLVTTKKDAPGVISSATMDIDGDGRAEIAIAYDFEMNQPKRGKLLLAKQGASLDDPWKLLPIEDVGSIHRLRWGDIDQNGTPDLIVAPIFGASATPPDYDDAAGIFAYTGHDVNDASKWQRRALAKRRVVHAIEYQPAFADSTRPMLLAADNEGVTMIGPFLNGPDPGVVDIVPGAEGKAPKKGASEIHKGRFRDGRIFLATLEPWHGTTVVVWPQKAADTTEFGERVVLDDTLADGHALWVADVDGDGQDEVFAGHRGKDHRVSVYDFDSPSSTWRRTVLDRDVAAQDLRGGDVDSDGRPDVVASGGSAKNVVLYLNRTPSKSAQAGNR from the coding sequence ATGATTCGCAGGCTCCTGTCGTCCTTGCCGTTGCTGTTCGCTGCGACCGCGATGGCCGCTCCTCCACCAGAGGCTCCCTCGGGGCGGTTCGCCTTCGAGCGGGTCGTGATCGATCCGGACTTCCCAGGCGCTTACCAGGTGGAGGTGGTCGACGTCGACGGCGACCGAAAGCCGGATGTCGTCGCCCTGGGCGGGAACGACTGCGCCTGGTATCAGAACCCATCGTGGAAGAAGCGGCTCGTCACGACGAAGAAGGACGCTCCCGGCGTCATCAGCAGCGCGACGATGGACATCGACGGCGACGGCCGAGCGGAGATCGCCATCGCCTATGACTTCGAGATGAACCAGCCCAAACGGGGCAAGCTCTTGCTGGCGAAGCAGGGAGCGAGCCTCGACGATCCCTGGAAGCTCCTGCCGATCGAGGACGTCGGCAGCATCCATCGTCTGCGATGGGGCGACATCGACCAGAACGGAACGCCCGACCTGATCGTGGCCCCGATCTTCGGAGCGAGCGCCACGCCTCCGGATTACGACGACGCGGCCGGGATCTTCGCCTATACCGGCCACGACGTGAACGACGCCTCGAAGTGGCAGCGTCGGGCGCTGGCGAAGCGTCGGGTCGTCCACGCGATCGAGTATCAGCCGGCGTTCGCCGATTCCACCAGGCCGATGCTGCTGGCGGCCGACAACGAAGGCGTCACGATGATCGGCCCGTTCCTGAACGGCCCGGACCCCGGCGTGGTCGACATCGTCCCCGGCGCTGAGGGGAAGGCCCCGAAGAAGGGGGCCAGCGAGATCCACAAGGGCCGGTTCCGCGACGGCCGAATCTTCCTGGCGACGCTTGAGCCCTGGCATGGAACGACGGTCGTCGTCTGGCCCCAGAAGGCGGCGGACACGACCGAGTTCGGCGAGCGCGTCGTGCTCGACGACACCCTCGCCGACGGCCACGCCCTCTGGGTCGCCGACGTCGACGGCGACGGTCAGGACGAGGTCTTCGCCGGCCATCGCGGCAAGGATCACCGCGTGAGCGTCTACGACTTCGACTCCCCGTCCTCCACCTGGCGCCGCACCGTCCTCGACCGCGACGTCGCCGCCCAGGACCTCCGCGGCGGTGACGTCGACTCCGACGGCCGCCCCGACGTCGTCGCCTCCGGCGGCTCCGCCAAGAACGTCGTGCTCTATCTCAACCGGACACCGTCGAAGTCGGCCCAGGCTGGGAATCGGTGA
- a CDS encoding c-type cytochrome domain-containing protein, whose amino-acid sequence MRPKSQLSHAIGASAVFLACQLATTAPVRGEDAASLSSRAVGILRESCYGCHGLTFKVPGYDVLNRDSLTAARKDGSPYVTPGKPDASELWNRLDDMPPKGRKLTNDERSAIEAWILAGAPFPAAPPARGFISDMQTQVAIRDHLRGLPSVDRPFQRYFNLVPLHNNPSRTDRELRLARAGVSKMLNSLSRKPTIVVPSLIGEARTLMVVDIRRLGWDNDREWMRMLRAYPYGLRFKGNAEAELREIAAEIETLLGSDVVLAEIRADWFLDAAARPALYHAIVGIPSTAQELEKELRVDVEADFLAGSLRRAAFNQSGVSRQNRLVDRHDSQLGYYWKSYDFKKTGRAINLFQFPLGPEFSTNPFPDQAFTHAGGEIIFSLPNRLQAYMLVDRDGKRIDEGPPEIVFDANDSAGSSTIINGLSCMGCHKNGMRPLPKDRVREGSALQGAPREKVDRLFAPDAEMSALVEADQSRFLSALEQAVGSFLLENSSRAPIADLPEPVIPIAKLYQADLDLAAAAAELGLKDGADLQTRIRSNPQLQRLGMNDLLRPGGTLNRAEWSTTGKGTSAFQQASSEIDRGTPLIIFQTD is encoded by the coding sequence ATGCGCCCGAAGTCGCAACTCTCGCACGCGATCGGCGCGTCGGCAGTCTTCCTCGCATGCCAGCTCGCCACGACGGCGCCGGTTCGGGGCGAGGATGCCGCGTCCCTGTCGTCCCGCGCCGTGGGGATCCTCCGAGAATCCTGCTACGGCTGCCACGGCCTGACCTTCAAGGTGCCAGGATACGACGTCCTCAATCGCGACTCGCTCACGGCTGCCAGGAAAGACGGCTCCCCCTACGTGACGCCGGGCAAACCTGACGCCTCGGAGCTGTGGAATCGCCTGGACGACATGCCCCCCAAGGGCCGGAAGCTCACCAACGACGAGCGATCGGCGATCGAAGCCTGGATCCTTGCCGGGGCTCCGTTTCCGGCAGCGCCGCCGGCCCGGGGCTTCATCTCGGACATGCAGACCCAGGTTGCGATCCGCGATCATCTTCGGGGGCTCCCTTCGGTCGACCGGCCGTTCCAGCGCTATTTCAACCTGGTCCCCCTTCACAACAACCCGTCCCGGACCGACCGAGAACTCCGTCTCGCCCGCGCGGGCGTGTCGAAGATGCTCAACAGTCTGAGCCGCAAGCCGACCATCGTCGTGCCGTCGCTGATCGGCGAAGCCCGGACGCTGATGGTCGTGGACATCCGACGGCTCGGCTGGGACAACGACCGCGAATGGATGCGAATGCTGCGCGCCTACCCGTACGGCCTGCGTTTCAAAGGAAACGCCGAAGCCGAGCTGCGCGAGATCGCCGCGGAGATTGAAACGCTCCTTGGCTCGGACGTCGTCCTGGCCGAGATTCGCGCTGATTGGTTTCTCGACGCCGCCGCCCGACCTGCTCTCTACCATGCCATCGTCGGGATCCCCTCCACGGCCCAGGAGTTGGAGAAAGAGCTACGAGTCGACGTGGAGGCCGACTTCCTCGCCGGTTCGCTCCGCCGCGCCGCGTTCAATCAGAGCGGCGTTTCGCGACAGAACCGGCTGGTCGACCGCCATGATTCTCAGCTCGGCTACTACTGGAAGAGCTACGATTTCAAGAAGACCGGGCGGGCGATCAACCTGTTCCAGTTCCCCTTGGGCCCGGAGTTCTCCACCAACCCGTTCCCAGACCAGGCTTTCACCCACGCCGGCGGCGAGATCATCTTCAGTCTGCCGAACCGCCTCCAGGCCTACATGCTGGTCGACCGAGACGGGAAGCGGATCGACGAGGGACCGCCCGAGATCGTGTTCGACGCCAACGACTCCGCGGGAAGTTCGACGATCATCAACGGGCTCTCATGCATGGGATGCCACAAGAACGGCATGAGGCCGCTCCCGAAAGACCGCGTCCGCGAGGGCTCGGCGCTCCAGGGCGCGCCTCGGGAGAAGGTGGATCGGCTCTTCGCCCCCGACGCTGAGATGTCCGCCCTCGTGGAGGCTGACCAGAGTCGATTCCTCTCCGCGTTGGAGCAGGCTGTGGGGTCGTTCCTGCTGGAGAATTCCTCCAGAGCCCCGATCGCCGACCTCCCCGAGCCGGTGATTCCGATCGCCAAGCTCTACCAGGCCGACCTCGACCTGGCTGCCGCCGCCGCGGAGCTTGGCCTGAAGGATGGGGCGGACCTCCAGACGCGAATCCGTTCCAACCCACAGCTTCAACGTCTCGGGATGAACGACCTGCTCAGGCCGGGAGGGACTCTGAACCGCGCCGAGTGGTCGACCACTGGCAAGGGGACCTCGGCGTTCCAGCAGGCCAGTTCCGAGATCGACCGCGGAACGCCTCTCATCATTTTCCAGACGGACTGA
- a CDS encoding response regulator transcription factor: MGIRVLVVEDDAEIADFIVRGLREEGYTVESASNGVDGGHALAHGPWDLVVLDWWLPGADGLTLLKRFRQAGNVTPVLFLTARDAVSDRVRGLDGGADDYLCKPFDFEELLARVRALSRRQVGAVSNVLTYGDVHVDLTTHRVDRAGRRLELTAKEYALLIFFLRHPDEVLSRTRIYEHVWEERYDGVSNTLEFHVMQLRKVLEAQGGRLIHTLRGRGYTFGANPDEGADR, encoded by the coding sequence ATGGGGATTCGGGTCCTGGTGGTCGAGGACGATGCGGAGATCGCCGACTTCATCGTCCGCGGGCTTCGCGAGGAGGGATACACGGTGGAGTCGGCCTCCAATGGAGTCGACGGCGGCCACGCGCTGGCGCACGGGCCCTGGGATCTCGTCGTACTCGACTGGTGGCTCCCCGGCGCGGACGGTCTCACCCTGCTCAAACGCTTCCGCCAGGCCGGAAACGTCACGCCCGTCCTCTTCCTGACGGCTCGCGACGCCGTCTCGGACCGGGTCCGCGGCCTCGACGGCGGCGCGGACGACTATCTCTGCAAACCTTTCGATTTCGAGGAGCTGCTGGCCCGCGTCCGAGCCCTCTCGCGACGGCAGGTCGGCGCGGTTTCCAACGTCCTCACGTATGGCGACGTCCACGTCGATTTGACGACCCATCGGGTCGACCGGGCGGGACGACGCCTGGAATTGACGGCCAAGGAATACGCGCTGTTGATCTTCTTCCTCCGACATCCGGACGAAGTTCTCTCCCGCACTCGAATCTACGAGCACGTCTGGGAGGAACGCTACGACGGCGTGTCGAACACGCTCGAATTCCACGTCATGCAGCTTCGCAAGGTGCTGGAAGCTCAGGGAGGGCGGCTGATTCACACTCTCCGAGGGCGGGGTTACACCTTTGGTGCGAACCCCGACGAGGGCGCGGACCGATGA
- a CDS encoding tetratricopeptide repeat protein: MTLAVLLSLASSSAWAEDFALLVAARDYATAGKSGLRSLKYSRNDIVDLGATLIDCGYKKRSVVMMYDGHPDSSKLPEYEKIKEQLDLMLTDLSPGDSVLVALAGHGVQFAKDKVNYFCPLDADIEAKRNLLSLTEVYELLRRCSAGRKMLLVDACRDDPVNIASRGAFEKMDLESETRPQLEDVPEQTIAIFSCNTGQRSWEDDRLKHGVFFAHVLKGLKGEADRPSPDGRVTVRELADYVKEETQSYAKLALKQVQRPIVKNEGEVEWVLRALKADAAAGAPGLAEAHRLLASGEYARARDAYVKALRTASRDPKAYLGRGLAALSLNDLPAAEADFLKATQLDASSVAAWKSLGGARGRAGKFAESVQAYSEALKLDPDAVDALAGRAAAQIQLGRLDPALDDLNRALRAQPDHVDALYNRALVHQKRGDSEASRRDLERAKSLEGVR, translated from the coding sequence ATGACGCTGGCTGTCCTTCTGTCGCTTGCGAGCTCCTCGGCATGGGCAGAGGACTTCGCGTTGCTCGTGGCCGCCAGGGATTACGCGACCGCCGGCAAGTCGGGACTGCGAAGTCTCAAGTATTCTCGGAACGACATCGTCGATTTGGGGGCGACGCTGATCGATTGCGGCTATAAGAAACGCAGCGTGGTGATGATGTACGACGGTCACCCCGATTCATCCAAGCTGCCGGAATATGAGAAAATCAAGGAACAGCTCGACCTGATGCTGACCGACCTGAGCCCTGGTGATTCCGTCCTGGTGGCTCTGGCTGGGCACGGGGTTCAGTTCGCCAAGGATAAGGTCAACTACTTCTGCCCGCTCGACGCCGACATCGAGGCCAAGCGCAACCTCCTTTCCCTGACTGAAGTCTACGAACTGCTTCGCAGGTGCTCGGCGGGGCGGAAGATGCTGCTCGTCGACGCTTGCCGCGACGACCCGGTCAACATCGCCTCGCGTGGAGCGTTCGAGAAGATGGACCTGGAAAGTGAGACTCGACCGCAGCTTGAGGACGTCCCCGAGCAGACGATCGCCATCTTCAGTTGCAACACGGGCCAGCGGAGTTGGGAGGACGACCGGCTGAAGCACGGCGTCTTCTTCGCCCACGTCCTCAAGGGCCTGAAAGGCGAGGCCGATCGACCATCCCCCGACGGTCGCGTGACGGTCCGGGAGCTGGCCGATTACGTCAAGGAAGAGACCCAGTCGTACGCCAAACTCGCCCTCAAGCAGGTTCAACGGCCGATCGTCAAGAACGAGGGTGAGGTCGAGTGGGTCCTCCGCGCGCTGAAAGCCGACGCCGCGGCCGGCGCTCCCGGCCTGGCCGAAGCCCATCGCCTTCTCGCGTCCGGCGAATACGCTCGGGCCCGGGACGCCTACGTCAAGGCGCTGCGAACCGCGAGCCGGGACCCGAAGGCCTACCTGGGTCGAGGCCTCGCCGCCCTCTCGCTCAACGACCTGCCCGCCGCCGAGGCCGACTTTCTGAAGGCGACGCAGCTCGACGCCTCGTCGGTCGCCGCCTGGAAAAGCCTGGGGGGCGCCCGTGGTCGCGCGGGCAAGTTCGCGGAGTCGGTTCAGGCCTATTCGGAGGCTCTCAAGCTCGATCCCGACGCCGTCGACGCGCTGGCCGGCCGGGCTGCCGCCCAGATCCAGCTTGGCCGCCTCGACCCGGCGCTCGACGACCTCAACCGAGCGCTCCGGGCTCAACCGGACCACGTCGACGCTCTCTACAATCGGGCCCTCGTCCACCAGAAGCGCGGCGACTCCGAGGCCTCTCGCCGCGACCTGGAGCGTGCGAAATCGCTGGAAGGGGTTCGATGA
- a CDS encoding VanZ family protein, producing MIRTPIIAALILYVSFLLYLTLGNVLGRGSEGRTGTSLTPFKGMARSAWHGGREFWLNDVGNVAVFMPIGAAVLALAPKRGTIRQAALAGFALSALIECLQYASGRGVLDVDDLILNTLGAVLGFYAADVLRRRLTRRRQT from the coding sequence GTGATTCGAACGCCGATCATCGCCGCCCTGATCCTCTACGTCTCCTTCCTGCTGTACCTGACGTTGGGAAACGTCCTCGGCCGCGGCTCCGAGGGGAGGACCGGCACCTCGCTCACGCCGTTCAAGGGCATGGCGCGAAGCGCCTGGCACGGCGGCCGAGAATTCTGGCTCAACGACGTCGGCAACGTCGCCGTATTCATGCCGATCGGCGCGGCGGTCCTCGCCCTGGCCCCCAAGCGAGGCACAATCCGGCAGGCGGCGCTGGCGGGCTTCGCCCTGAGCGCTCTGATCGAATGCCTTCAGTACGCCTCCGGCCGAGGCGTCCTGGACGTCGACGACCTGATCTTGAACACCCTCGGCGCGGTGCTCGGCTTCTACGCCGCCGACGTCCTCCGTCGCCGTCTGACGCGCAGGCGACAGACCTGA
- a CDS encoding PepSY-like domain-containing protein has protein sequence MRFAVLSLGLVIAAGSAFADEESIKVEDLPKAVRSAVKKKFPEGKLVSAAKEEEDGKTIFEVVVEDDDAKMDVAVSAKGKLLEVEKTIDAAKLPSEVTAAVEKKFPKAKIKKAEKVVKYEDEDDDEDEDEDEDDDVDKFFEVVLSVEGKKDFEVKISPKGKILKDDEDDDHEEKEEKGDKGKKKEKGDD, from the coding sequence GTGAGATTCGCCGTACTGTCGCTGGGCCTGGTGATCGCCGCGGGGTCGGCCTTCGCCGATGAGGAGTCGATCAAGGTCGAGGATCTGCCGAAGGCCGTTCGCTCCGCCGTCAAGAAGAAGTTCCCTGAAGGGAAGCTGGTCTCCGCCGCCAAGGAGGAGGAAGACGGCAAGACGATCTTTGAAGTCGTCGTCGAGGACGATGATGCGAAGATGGACGTCGCCGTCTCGGCGAAGGGAAAGCTGCTCGAAGTCGAGAAGACCATCGACGCCGCCAAGCTCCCCAGCGAGGTGACCGCGGCCGTCGAGAAGAAGTTCCCCAAGGCCAAGATCAAGAAGGCCGAGAAGGTCGTCAAATACGAGGACGAAGACGACGATGAAGACGAGGATGAAGATGAAGACGATGACGTGGACAAGTTCTTCGAGGTCGTCCTCTCCGTCGAAGGCAAGAAGGACTTCGAGGTGAAGATTTCGCCCAAGGGGAAGATCCTCAAGGACGACGAAGACGACGACCACGAGGAGAAGGAAGAGAAGGGCGACAAGGGCAAGAAGAAGGAGAAGGGCGACGACTGA